One genomic segment of Strix aluco isolate bStrAlu1 chromosome 14, bStrAlu1.hap1, whole genome shotgun sequence includes these proteins:
- the LOC141929920 gene encoding uncharacterized protein LOC141929920, whose product MHLGRSPLHSQTASVHPGSACVTPSAGEDSQATGVSEEEEGQEEGRRKKHLTRQILPAVPRTRAAFQGVVGPDDLQEFPSHLKPFCSSGVTTVTSRAVSYHRREKVAPGFKAIPSACCFTPAAALLKKRRSGSAVVFDSRKKTLQLEMELQSRYVLLRPGCKGISPQTLHTNSTFYQNVTECGYSYSLDYITQTYICMSKAGLVLEAGVSSLCSLHLCIASWRASSGSLGGRLVVFLTLFFPRSMRRFS is encoded by the exons ATGCACCTTG gaaggagccctcttcacagtcagACCGCCAGCGTGCACCcagggtctgcgtgcgtcaccccaagcgCG ggtgaggacagccaggcgactggagtttcagaagaagaagaggggcaggaggaaggaaggagaaagaagcatctgacccgtcaaattctcccggcagtgccgagaacgagagctgcg TTCCAGGgcgtggttggaccagatgacctgcaagagttcccttcccacctcaaaccGTTCTGCAGTTCTGGAGTCACAACTGTCACATCCAGGGCCGTGAGCTACCACAGGCGTGAGAAAGTTGCCCCAGGCTTCAAGGCCATCCCGAGCGCCTGCTGCTTTACTCCGGCCGCAGcgctcctgaagaagaggagaag tggatctgcagtggtctttgattcgcggaaaaagactctacaactcgaaatggagttacaaagcaggtatgttttactccggccggggtgcaaggggatttctccacaaaccttgcacaccaacagcacattttaccaaaacgttacagagtgtggatacagttattcactggattacataacacaaacatacatatgcatgagtaaggctgggttagttctagaggctggtgtcagcagtttatgttctttgcacctgtgcattgcctcctggcgggcgtcttcggggtctttgggaggaaggctcgtagtctttctcaccttgttttttccccggagcatgcgcagattctcttag